Within Cyanobacteria bacterium GSL.Bin1, the genomic segment CTCCAAAGCGTCCATAGCCATTTCCTGGTGGAACAATAATGCCACATTCATCCAACAAGAGATTGGCAAATTCTTGGGAAGTATAACCCTGAGGTACGGGAACCCAAACATAAAGGGTAGCTTGGGGTGGGGTAATTTCCCAACCTAAACGGTTCAAGCCTGCAACAATGATATCCCGGCGACGCTGATAGACAGCCATTAACTTGTCAATTTCGGTACGGGGGGTTTCTAACGCCGTAATTACTGCCTGTTGAATCGCCCGAAACACCCCAGAATCAACATTACTCTTCACTCTCCCTAAACCTTCAATCCCCAAAGCATTACCAACGACAAAGCCAACCCGCCAGCCGGTCATGTTATAAGATTTGGAGGCACTATGAAACTCGATCGCGCAGTCTTTTGCCCCCGCGACTTGCAGGACACTGGGGGGTTGATAGCCGTCATACGCCATTTCTGCATAAGCATGATCATGACAGAGGAGAATATCATGTTCCTGACAAAAGGCAACCAGTTCCGCAAAAAAGTCTAAACTGGCTAATGCCCCAGTTGGGTTATTGGGATAATTAATCCAGAGTAATTTCGTCTTTTGCGCCACTTCTGTGGGAATTTGCTTTAAATCCGGCAAAAAATGATTCTCTGGCTTCAGTGGCATTGGGTAAGGTTGACCATCTGCAAACAAGGTCGCTGTGTTATAAACCGGATAACCGGGATCAGGAATGAGGGTATAGTCACCGGGATCAACAAAGGCTAAAAAAGTGTTGTGGATGGCTTCTTTTGAGCCAATAGAAGAAAGAACTTCTGTTTCCGAGTTGAGATCCGTAACACCATAGCGACGCGCCATAAAAGCAGCAACTGCTTTGCGAAAGGCAAGGGTTCCTTGATACGGAGGATAATTGTGGGTGCTGGGATCGTCAATGGCTTCGTGCATTGCTTGTAGAATTGGCGATAGGGTTGGTTGATCCGGATCGCCAACGCCTAAATTAATCAAATCAACGCCTTGGGCAAGTAGTTTTTGGCGCTTACGATTGATTTGGGCAAAGAGGTAGGGCGGAATTTTATCCAAACGTTGGGAAAATTTCATATCGGCAGATCGTTGATTATAATTATGGATTCCTACTGAGCACCCATTATCTATTGTTTTTGGTTCATTGGTTAGGGTTAATTGTCGGATTTTTGGGGGTCGCGATCGCGGTGGAACTCGGATGCAATTCAACACAGAAGCCTCGACCATTGGCTATTTTATTCCCTTTGGTTCCCTGGTTGCCATTACTCTTGCTAGCCTTCTCCAGCGCCGACGAGAAACTTCACCTAAATCTTGCACCCATGGTAAAACCCGTGAGGAAGCAACTCGCAATGGGGAAGAAGTGATGGAGATGTATGTAGAAGCCTGGCAAAATGAAGGTGAATCCCTCCCTGAACCTTTGACCCTTCAACTGGTTTAAGATGTTGAATTATGTTGGCGCGATCTCTCGCTGAAAGCCCTATTTAATTAGTTTGACAATCTTTCGATAAATCTTTTTATTTTCAAATCCCCATTCGTTAAAATCGTGAAACGCAGAAGCCTCAAAGACTATTTTGCGACTCATTCTAAATCTTCCCAAGAAACTTCAATTAAGTTATTTCCTTGATTGACAGATTTTATAGCGTTTAAGAGTCGCTTCTTGTTTGCCTCAGACTGAAAAAGATAATCTGTTTTACTTATCTCATCAATCGTAATTTTGATTTCTTCATCTCCATATTTGGCTTTTAATACTATTTCTGAAAACAATTGCTACAAAATGAACCACAGAGTCACAGAGAGCACAGAGAATGGAAGCACTTGGACTGTTACTTCCAATCTGAGAGATGCTATAATTCTTCAAGAAACGTTTTATCGATTTCACTGGCTTTGAAGCGATAAGTTGCTGACATGATTATTTCCTAATTCTTTTCTAACTTATCCATTTTAAAATCTTTTAGGCAACTGCTATCGTTTTGGGATTGGGTAAGGATTTTCCCACTTGTTGATACCCATAGACTAGATCGGCTAACACTTCCTTGGCGTTTTCTAATGCTTCATCATAAGTTTCGCCGTGAGTCCGAGCGTATTCTCCCCATTCGGGTAAACTCGCAATATAGGTTTGATCTTCCTCTGACCATTGAATAAAGATACTATATTTCATCAGATTTATGTCTCCTTTTCTCATCTTAATTAAGCTATACCAAACCCCGTATATTCTCTAACAAAAGCAGGTTTTAATCCTAAAATAATATCTTCTCGCTTGACTCCTCTTTCTAATAATTCCTCAGCTACGGAAAAATCAGTTGTGTTTTGCTGAATCCAAACTTTTCCTTCTCTAATCTCAAGATGTAACACAACAGAGTAGATTCTTTGTTGATTATTCCAACCTAAGTATAATAATAAATATCGATCTGAGTCGCGATCAAAAATGGTTTCCGTTTCAATCGTTCCCCCAAATGGGATGATTTCTGATTGTTCTTTCAAAAAAGCGCAAATAATTTGACGATACTGTTCTAACTTATCCATTGGGTAATCACCTCCCTGATTATAATAAAGTAGTAAAATAATATACAGAGTAAGAATTAATATTTTATATTGTTCATAGAGATTATTCAGTCGATGGAATGATATCTGTTGATTTTGATTTAGCCAAAATGACTATTAATAATCCAGGTTGTTTTTATGGTGGAGTTACTTCAGAAAATATTGTAATTCATCAGCCTAGACATAGAAATAAAGCCTTAGCAAAGCTCATGATGCAATTTCAGCTTGTTGATAGAGCCGGAATGGGTGTTAAAAGAATGGGACTAGGTTCTCTAAAGTACGGAAGAGAATTTCCGCAGTTTAGGGAATCTTTTAATTGTGTCGAAGTTGTTATGCAAGCAGAGTCAGTCTTACCGGGAATATTTGTATTAGTACAGGGTAATCCTGATGAATACGGATTAATTGATTTGATTTTACTTAATAGTGTATATAGAAAAGGATCAATTTCTGTTAAGGAAGCTCAAAAAAGAATTCGTTACTTATCAAAAAATCCTTGGATAGATTTAAAAGAGTCAGTTGATAGAATAGAGCAAATTGAACTGTGTGGGAATAAAGATGGTGTTTACATCAGAGTAAATCCTAAATGGAATGGCTTCTTTGATATAAAGCGAACTTTGTCAGTAACAAAAACTTCTAATAAACACGTTAAACTATATGACTACTTAATGGAATTTGGGGAAGCATCAAATGAAGATATAACAAACCTTTTAGAGCATAAAAATAGCACCTACACAAGTAGATTTCTTAGAGATGCACAATATGTTTATCGCACTGGCAAATCAAGAAACTCACGTTGGTTGCTTAAAAAAGAAGATATAAACTGATAAATTATTTTAAATCCTATAATCCTATTGTTTACATCATA encodes:
- a CDS encoding XisI protein, with the protein product MDKLEQYRQIICAFLKEQSEIIPFGGTIETETIFDRDSDRYLLLYLGWNNQQRIYSVVLHLEIREGKVWIQQNTTDFSVAEELLERGVKREDIILGLKPAFVREYTGFGIA
- a CDS encoding aminotransferase class I/II-fold pyridoxal phosphate-dependent enzyme, translating into MKFSQRLDKIPPYLFAQINRKRQKLLAQGVDLINLGVGDPDQPTLSPILQAMHEAIDDPSTHNYPPYQGTLAFRKAVAAFMARRYGVTDLNSETEVLSSIGSKEAIHNTFLAFVDPGDYTLIPDPGYPVYNTATLFADGQPYPMPLKPENHFLPDLKQIPTEVAQKTKLLWINYPNNPTGALASLDFFAELVAFCQEHDILLCHDHAYAEMAYDGYQPPSVLQVAGAKDCAIEFHSASKSYNMTGWRVGFVVGNALGIEGLGRVKSNVDSGVFRAIQQAVITALETPRTEIDKLMAVYQRRRDIIVAGLNRLGWEITPPQATLYVWVPVPQGYTSQEFANLLLDECGIIVPPGNGYGRFGEGFFRIALTIPEVEMERAIARMKAAGIRY
- a CDS encoding type II toxin-antitoxin system HicB family antitoxin is translated as MKYSIFIQWSEEDQTYIASLPEWGEYARTHGETYDEALENAKEVLADLVYGYQQVGKSLPNPKTIAVA